The uncultured Desulfobulbus sp. genome window below encodes:
- the pth gene encoding aminoacyl-tRNA hydrolase, translating to MADTRFLLVGLGNPGAEYELTRHNVGFIFLDYLAERAGCRIDGQKMDGLYGQARAFGNQLLYLKPQTYMNRSGKSVRAFADYFKIPKERIMVLHDDLDLATGRIKVVGKGGAGGHNGIRSLGQHLGCSDFARIKIGIGRPPQNEQGQGQPVDRYVLSKMGTDEIRLFEQRFDIVEEAVELFVRDGIDRCMNSINGRNQT from the coding sequence ATGGCAGATACACGATTTCTTCTGGTTGGTCTTGGTAACCCCGGTGCCGAATACGAACTGACTCGTCATAATGTGGGTTTTATTTTTCTCGATTATCTTGCCGAGCGAGCCGGCTGTCGTATTGATGGGCAAAAGATGGATGGGCTCTATGGACAGGCTCGTGCCTTTGGGAACCAGCTTTTGTATCTGAAGCCACAAACCTACATGAACCGATCTGGTAAAAGCGTCCGTGCATTTGCCGACTACTTCAAGATTCCTAAAGAACGAATCATGGTCTTGCATGATGATCTCGACCTGGCCACCGGCCGTATAAAAGTGGTGGGAAAGGGCGGAGCAGGGGGGCATAATGGCATTCGTTCTCTTGGGCAACACCTTGGCTGTTCAGATTTCGCGCGCATAAAAATAGGTATTGGACGACCTCCTCAAAATGAACAGGGCCAGGGGCAACCTGTGGACCGCTATGTACTCTCAAAAATGGGCACAGATGAAATCCGTCTCTTCGAACAGCGATTTGATATCGTTGAAGAGGCTGTAGAATTGTTTGTTCGGGATGGAATCGACCGGTGCATGAACAGTATTAACGGTCGTAACCAGACCTGA
- a CDS encoding FeoA family protein — translation MATKETKDSCFFLTDFFSRCRRRKKCGHRAAQSSTPLSQSCCHGRFRVCAVNGDRRTCARMANLGLLPGRELELLCKGNGQQCMVKVNGGTISLDAPTASTIMVAPV, via the coding sequence ATGGCTACAAAAGAAACAAAAGACTCCTGTTTTTTTCTCACCGATTTTTTTTCTCGATGTCGGCGGCGGAAAAAATGCGGTCACCGTGCTGCCCAGTCAAGTACCCCGCTTTCCCAATCCTGCTGCCACGGACGTTTTCGTGTCTGTGCGGTCAACGGAGATAGACGGACCTGTGCCAGAATGGCTAATCTGGGCCTGCTTCCCGGTCGCGAGCTGGAGCTGCTTTGCAAAGGCAACGGCCAGCAGTGTATGGTCAAAGTAAATGGCGGCACCATCAGCCTTGACGCCCCCACCGCCTCCACAATTATGGTCGCACCGGTCTGA
- the feoB gene encoding ferrous iron transport protein B, whose protein sequence is MNTALTIALAGNPNAGKTTLFNHLTGARQHVGNYPGITVEQKEGCCLHKSQGLRVVDLPGTYSLTAYSVEELVARDFIINEKPDVVVDVVDASNLERNLYLSCQFLELGVPLIIALNMVDVAEKRGLLINTEELSQRLGVTVMPIVARTGKGVDELLDAILQLAETDTRPQPAFLRYGSDVDETLADMQADLERLTELSSIYPHRWLGVKLLENDEQIVQKAQATSPEAAKRLLARCDEVANHLQDTLGIYPEAMIADHRYGYIKSVMHKGVVTRKFVGDRLYTSDRIDKVVTHRLLGPLIMAFVLFALYTFTFSYSTVMVDWLASFFSLINSTIDGILPDGPIKSMLISGVVDGVGGVMGFVPIIMFMFFGIAVLEDSGYLARVAFMMDRIFHFFGLHGSSVMPFIVSGGIAGGCAVPGVMATRTLRSPKERMATLLTVPFMNCGAKLPVLTLLIGTFFSAHQARYMFLATLFAWIVALCAAKLLRMTVLKGESTPFVMELPPYRFPTIKGLFIHTWERTWQYMKKAGTVILGISILIWAMMTYPGLSDQELAHFAAARQQAEKTYASGSDHLSQALGKIDNDQALMRLKHSYGGRIGVAFEQFSQYAGIDWRTNIALIGGFAAKEVIISTLGTAYSLGEVEADDSTSLSERLAKDSSWNPVKALAVMVFIMFYAPCFVTVVCIAKEAGSWKWAAFSMAFNTLFAFIMAVGVYQLGALIYL, encoded by the coding sequence ATGAATACCGCGCTGACCATTGCACTTGCAGGTAACCCCAACGCAGGAAAGACCACCCTTTTTAACCACCTTACCGGGGCCAGGCAGCATGTGGGCAATTACCCGGGAATCACGGTGGAGCAAAAAGAGGGATGCTGTCTTCATAAGAGTCAAGGGCTTCGGGTGGTGGATCTGCCAGGTACCTACTCCTTGACAGCCTACTCAGTGGAAGAACTGGTAGCCCGGGATTTCATCATCAATGAAAAACCCGACGTGGTCGTTGACGTGGTTGACGCCTCCAACCTGGAGCGCAACCTCTACCTGAGCTGTCAGTTTCTTGAGCTGGGCGTTCCTCTGATTATCGCCCTCAATATGGTCGACGTCGCGGAAAAACGCGGTCTCCTGATCAACACCGAGGAACTGAGCCAGCGGCTGGGCGTAACGGTCATGCCCATCGTTGCCCGTACGGGTAAAGGTGTGGATGAACTCCTTGATGCTATCCTCCAACTTGCCGAAACCGACACCCGCCCGCAACCGGCCTTTCTCCGCTACGGTTCCGATGTGGATGAGACCCTGGCCGATATGCAGGCTGACCTGGAACGGTTGACGGAGCTTTCTTCGATCTACCCCCACCGCTGGCTTGGGGTGAAACTTCTGGAAAACGATGAACAGATCGTGCAGAAGGCCCAGGCAACCTCACCCGAGGCTGCCAAACGGCTGTTGGCGCGTTGTGATGAAGTGGCCAACCATCTGCAGGATACTCTGGGAATCTACCCCGAGGCGATGATTGCCGACCATCGCTATGGTTACATCAAATCCGTCATGCACAAAGGCGTCGTCACCCGCAAATTTGTCGGGGACAGGCTCTACACCTCCGATCGGATCGACAAGGTTGTCACGCACAGACTGCTTGGCCCACTGATTATGGCCTTTGTGCTCTTTGCGCTCTATACCTTCACCTTCAGCTACAGTACGGTCATGGTGGATTGGCTGGCCTCCTTCTTTTCCTTGATCAACAGCACCATCGACGGCATCCTGCCCGACGGCCCGATCAAATCCATGCTTATCTCCGGTGTGGTCGACGGTGTGGGGGGCGTGATGGGTTTTGTCCCCATCATCATGTTCATGTTCTTTGGTATTGCCGTGCTAGAGGACTCCGGCTATCTGGCGCGCGTCGCCTTTATGATGGACCGTATCTTCCATTTTTTTGGACTGCACGGGTCCTCGGTCATGCCCTTTATCGTCTCCGGCGGCATAGCGGGCGGCTGCGCCGTTCCCGGTGTCATGGCCACCCGCACGCTCCGTTCTCCCAAGGAACGCATGGCGACCCTGCTCACCGTCCCCTTTATGAACTGTGGAGCCAAATTACCGGTCCTGACCCTGCTCATTGGCACCTTTTTTTCCGCCCACCAGGCACGCTATATGTTTCTGGCCACACTTTTTGCCTGGATTGTAGCCCTCTGCGCAGCCAAACTCCTACGCATGACCGTGCTCAAAGGCGAATCAACCCCCTTTGTCATGGAACTCCCCCCCTACCGCTTTCCCACCATTAAAGGTCTGTTTATTCACACCTGGGAGCGAACCTGGCAGTACATGAAAAAAGCCGGTACCGTCATTCTGGGGATCTCTATTCTGATCTGGGCGATGATGACCTATCCGGGCCTGTCCGACCAGGAACTCGCCCACTTTGCGGCAGCGCGGCAGCAGGCGGAAAAAACCTATGCAAGCGGTTCGGACCATCTCAGTCAGGCTCTGGGAAAAATCGATAATGATCAGGCGCTGATGCGGCTCAAACATTCCTATGGCGGCAGAATAGGTGTTGCCTTTGAGCAGTTCAGTCAGTATGCGGGGATCGATTGGAGGACAAATATTGCTCTGATTGGTGGTTTTGCAGCAAAAGAGGTGATTATATCCACCCTGGGAACAGCTTACTCGCTTGGTGAAGTGGAAGCCGACGACTCGACCTCGCTTTCAGAGCGTCTTGCTAAAGACTCGAGCTGGAATCCGGTGAAAGCCCTGGCGGTCATGGTCTTTATCATGTTCTATGCCCCCTGCTTTGTCACCGTGGTCTGTATTGCCAAGGAGGCCGGATCCTGGAAATGGGCAGCCTTTTCCATGGCCTTTAACACCCTCTTTGCCTTTATCATGGCGGTGGGTGTCTATCAGCTGGGAGCACTCATCTACCTGTAA
- a CDS encoding glutamine--tRNA ligase/YqeY domain fusion protein, whose amino-acid sequence MTTEKETTGKPLDFIRQIIAEDLATGKHSSIVTRFPPEPNGFLHIGHAKSICLNFGAAQEFNGRCHLRFDDTNPDKESTEYVQSIQRDVHWLGFDWGDNLFYASDYFDQLHDFAVELIKLGKAYVCELSGEEIREHRGTLTEPGKESPYRNRSVEENLDLFARMRAGEFAEGSCVLRAKIDMASPNIVMRDPVIYRILKSNHHRTGDKWCIYPMYDFTHCLSDMQEQITHSLCTLEFENNRALYDWVLDTLNTPNHPRQIEFARLNINYTVTSKRKLLQLVTEGHVSGWDDPRMLTISGLRRRGYTPASLRSFCHTIGIGKRESWIDMGVLENAVRDDLNLHATRVFGVLDPLKVVITNYPEGQSEELVAQNHPQNPEMGERVVPFSRELYVERSDFMEDAPKKFFRLSVGREVRLRYAYLITCQEVIKDASGKVIELRCTYDPETRGGSAPDGRKVKGTIHWVSAEHALQAEVRLYDRLFTVEYPDADKEKSFMEFLNPDSLTVLPNCMLEPGLLQAKEEDRFQFERQGYFCLNTTESTPEKPVFNRIVTLRDSWAKLTQKGA is encoded by the coding sequence ATGACCACCGAAAAAGAGACCACCGGCAAACCCCTTGACTTTATTCGTCAGATCATCGCCGAAGACCTGGCCACAGGAAAACACAGCAGTATTGTTACCCGTTTCCCCCCCGAGCCAAACGGCTTTTTGCATATTGGCCACGCCAAATCCATCTGCCTCAACTTTGGTGCGGCTCAGGAATTCAACGGCCGCTGCCATCTGCGCTTTGACGACACCAACCCGGACAAGGAATCCACTGAATACGTCCAGTCCATTCAGCGGGATGTTCACTGGCTGGGGTTTGACTGGGGAGACAATCTCTTTTACGCCTCCGACTATTTTGACCAGCTGCATGATTTTGCCGTGGAGCTGATCAAACTGGGTAAGGCCTATGTCTGTGAACTCAGCGGAGAGGAAATTCGGGAGCACCGCGGGACACTCACCGAGCCCGGCAAGGAGAGCCCGTATCGCAATCGGAGCGTCGAAGAGAACCTGGATCTGTTTGCCCGTATGCGGGCCGGTGAATTTGCAGAAGGCAGCTGCGTACTCCGCGCCAAGATCGACATGGCCTCCCCCAACATCGTCATGCGCGACCCGGTCATTTACCGCATTCTCAAAAGCAACCACCACCGCACCGGAGACAAGTGGTGCATCTACCCGATGTACGATTTCACCCACTGTCTCTCCGACATGCAGGAGCAGATCACCCATTCCCTCTGTACCCTGGAATTCGAGAACAACCGGGCCCTCTACGACTGGGTGCTCGACACACTCAACACCCCCAACCATCCGCGCCAGATTGAATTTGCCCGACTCAACATCAACTATACCGTCACCAGCAAACGCAAACTGCTCCAGTTGGTGACCGAGGGCCATGTCTCCGGCTGGGACGATCCCCGCATGCTCACCATCTCCGGTCTCAGGCGCCGAGGCTACACCCCGGCTTCTTTGCGTAGCTTCTGCCACACAATCGGCATCGGCAAACGGGAATCCTGGATCGATATGGGGGTCCTGGAAAATGCGGTCCGCGACGACCTCAACCTGCACGCGACCCGCGTCTTTGGTGTGCTCGATCCCCTCAAAGTGGTGATCACCAATTACCCCGAAGGACAGAGCGAAGAACTTGTTGCCCAGAATCATCCGCAAAACCCGGAGATGGGGGAACGGGTTGTTCCTTTCAGCCGTGAGCTCTATGTGGAACGTTCAGATTTCATGGAAGATGCTCCCAAAAAATTCTTCCGTTTAAGCGTTGGCCGTGAGGTACGCCTGCGCTATGCCTACCTGATCACCTGCCAGGAAGTCATCAAGGATGCAAGCGGCAAGGTCATCGAGCTGCGCTGCACCTATGACCCGGAAACTCGGGGAGGTTCCGCACCGGATGGTCGCAAGGTCAAAGGAACCATTCATTGGGTCTCTGCCGAACATGCGCTCCAGGCCGAGGTACGCCTCTACGATCGCCTCTTTACGGTTGAGTATCCCGACGCGGATAAAGAAAAGAGCTTCATGGAATTTCTCAACCCTGATTCGCTCACGGTTCTGCCAAACTGTATGCTAGAGCCCGGCTTGCTGCAGGCAAAGGAGGAAGATCGCTTCCAATTCGAGCGCCAGGGCTACTTCTGCCTGAATACAACGGAAAGCACCCCTGAAAAACCGGTCTTTAATCGGATTGTTACCCTGCGTGACAGCTGGGCCAAGTTAACCCAAAAGGGGGCCTGA
- a CDS encoding class II aldolase/adducin family protein has product MMGQETLCRQLLETARQMNSQGLNQGTSGNVSARSENGFFITPSALPYDRCQPEDMVFVGMDGAVSGTRKPSSEWRMHRDIYASFQEARAVLHAHSPYCTTLACLERGIPAFHYMVAMAGGDSIPLAPYATFGTQELSDGVIAALNQRKATLLAHHGMLCFEANLERVFALAIEVETLARMYLQALQVTEPPVLPDEAMAEVLAKFADYKV; this is encoded by the coding sequence ATGATGGGGCAAGAGACGCTCTGCAGGCAGTTGCTGGAGACAGCGCGCCAGATGAACAGCCAGGGGCTGAACCAAGGGACCTCCGGCAATGTCAGTGCCCGCTCGGAAAATGGTTTTTTTATTACCCCCTCAGCACTCCCCTATGACAGATGCCAGCCTGAGGATATGGTCTTTGTGGGGATGGACGGAGCTGTTTCGGGAACGCGCAAGCCCTCATCGGAGTGGCGGATGCACCGTGATATCTACGCTTCGTTTCAAGAGGCCAGGGCTGTTCTCCATGCCCACAGCCCCTACTGCACCACGCTTGCCTGTCTGGAGCGGGGGATTCCCGCCTTCCATTATATGGTCGCCATGGCGGGTGGAGATTCCATCCCGCTTGCGCCCTATGCAACCTTCGGTACCCAGGAGCTCTCTGACGGGGTGATTGCCGCTCTCAACCAGCGCAAGGCGACCCTGCTTGCCCATCATGGTATGCTTTGTTTTGAAGCAAATTTGGAGCGGGTCTTTGCACTGGCCATTGAGGTGGAGACTCTGGCGCGCATGTATCTGCAGGCGCTCCAGGTCACAGAGCCCCCAGTGTTGCCCGACGAGGCAATGGCTGAGGTGCTGGCAAAGTTTGCTGATTACAAGGTCTGA
- a CDS encoding DUF1844 domain-containing protein produces the protein MSDNLSNCGECPEGKVRDDSGRCVMPEVTFASLVLSLNTSALYHMGELPHPETGQRVVDRELAKHTIDTLTLLQTKTKGNLDGDEQELVTRVLYELKMRFVKL, from the coding sequence ATGAGCGATAATCTCTCAAATTGTGGCGAATGTCCTGAAGGTAAAGTGCGAGATGATTCCGGACGTTGTGTGATGCCCGAGGTAACCTTTGCCTCGTTGGTGCTCTCTTTGAATACCTCTGCCCTCTATCACATGGGGGAGCTCCCTCATCCTGAAACCGGACAGCGCGTTGTCGACCGGGAGTTGGCCAAACACACCATCGATACCCTGACGCTACTACAAACAAAGACCAAAGGGAATCTCGATGGAGATGAACAGGAGCTGGTGACCCGCGTGCTCTACGAGTTGAAAATGCGTTTTGTTAAGCTGTAA
- a CDS encoding FeoB-associated Cys-rich membrane protein, protein MQQIIVVVIVAMALFFLGRRLYNTFRHGQTPGCGCGCSGCTDRSGSKSQKSPFPLYRP, encoded by the coding sequence ATGCAACAGATTATCGTTGTCGTGATTGTGGCAATGGCTCTCTTTTTTCTTGGTCGACGACTCTACAATACCTTCCGCCACGGTCAGACACCAGGTTGCGGATGTGGCTGTTCCGGCTGTACGGATCGATCAGGCTCCAAATCTCAAAAGAGTCCCTTTCCTCTCTACAGGCCCTGA
- a CDS encoding ribose-phosphate pyrophosphokinase — translation MPKQLKIFTGNANPAIAQEICDYLQVPLGAAEVKQFSDGEVSVEIGENVRGADVFIVQPTCSPVNDNLMELLIMVDAVRRASARRITAVMPYYGYARQDRKVRPRTPITAKAVAEMLNVVGTRRVLCMDLHAGQIQGFFNVPVDHLYAAPVILKHIRDRFEDVVMVSPDAGGVERTRAFAKRLNAGLAIIDKRREKANECEAMHVIGDVAGKTAILLDDIVDTAGTLCGGADMLKKVGAKEVHACCSHGVLSGPAIERINNSCLKSLVVTNSIPLKAEAAKCEKVTVLSVGELLGEAIKRIHTEDSVSCLFV, via the coding sequence ATGCCCAAACAATTGAAGATATTCACCGGGAACGCTAATCCAGCAATTGCACAAGAAATTTGTGACTACCTCCAGGTTCCCCTTGGCGCTGCCGAGGTGAAACAATTCTCCGACGGAGAGGTTTCCGTCGAGATCGGGGAAAACGTCCGCGGCGCAGATGTCTTTATCGTTCAGCCGACCTGTTCGCCTGTGAACGATAATCTCATGGAGCTGTTGATCATGGTTGATGCGGTGCGCCGTGCCTCTGCCCGTCGCATAACTGCGGTCATGCCCTACTATGGGTATGCCCGTCAGGATCGTAAAGTCCGGCCGCGTACGCCTATTACTGCAAAGGCTGTGGCAGAAATGCTCAACGTCGTCGGCACCCGTCGAGTGTTGTGCATGGATCTGCATGCCGGACAGATTCAGGGCTTTTTCAATGTCCCTGTTGATCATCTGTATGCCGCACCTGTTATCCTGAAGCACATTCGGGATAGATTTGAAGATGTGGTTATGGTTTCTCCGGACGCTGGTGGTGTGGAGCGAACTCGGGCTTTTGCCAAACGGCTCAACGCCGGGCTGGCAATTATCGATAAACGTCGAGAGAAAGCCAACGAGTGTGAAGCGATGCATGTCATCGGTGACGTTGCCGGTAAAACCGCCATTCTTCTGGATGATATCGTCGACACCGCAGGGACTTTGTGTGGTGGCGCGGATATGCTGAAAAAAGTCGGTGCAAAAGAAGTACACGCCTGTTGCTCCCACGGGGTCCTGTCAGGGCCCGCCATTGAGCGAATTAATAACTCCTGCTTGAAATCGCTGGTGGTGACAAACTCCATACCTCTCAAGGCCGAAGCTGCCAAGTGCGAAAAGGTTACTGTGCTTTCGGTTGGAGAATTACTGGGAGAGGCAATCAAGAGAATCCACACCGAGGATTCTGTAAGTTGTTTGTTTGTTTGA
- a CDS encoding 50S ribosomal protein L25 — translation MIQVNLDSAVRTVFGKGPMRQLRMQEMTPANLYSGGSQPVPLQFETAALFKGLLNIHGRNAVVTLKIEGDSKPERNVLVQEIQKDPITGGLIHVDFLEIALDKPMKFTVPLKYTGVAKGVDLGGDLQVFKETVVLQGCPMDIPDMIETDITPLERGGAGITYGDLAVPEAVEMLEKATTVCVSVS, via the coding sequence ATGATTCAAGTTAATTTAGATTCGGCAGTGCGCACTGTCTTTGGAAAAGGTCCGATGCGCCAGCTGCGCATGCAGGAAATGACACCGGCAAATCTTTATAGTGGCGGCAGTCAGCCTGTACCTCTCCAGTTTGAAACAGCTGCGCTGTTCAAAGGGTTGCTCAATATTCATGGTCGCAATGCTGTTGTTACCCTTAAGATCGAAGGTGACAGCAAGCCCGAGCGCAACGTGCTGGTACAGGAAATTCAGAAGGATCCGATCACCGGTGGGCTCATTCATGTGGACTTCCTTGAGATCGCTCTGGATAAACCCATGAAGTTTACCGTACCGCTCAAGTACACCGGCGTTGCCAAGGGTGTTGATCTCGGTGGCGACCTGCAGGTTTTCAAAGAGACCGTTGTCCTTCAGGGATGTCCGATGGATATTCCCGATATGATCGAAACCGACATCACCCCGCTTGAGCGTGGTGGTGCAGGTATCACCTATGGTGACCTGGCGGTGCCTGAAGCGGTTGAAATGCTTGAGAAGGCAACCACAGTTTGTGTGTCTGTAAGCTAA
- the ispE gene encoding 4-(cytidine 5'-diphospho)-2-C-methyl-D-erythritol kinase, which translates to MSQDSLTVYAPAKVNLSLKILGRRDDGYHLLDTHMQKLALFDTLSLSRVESGIHLQCPGGQLPEGEDNLVYKAAALFLAWVAEHRGVSAGVALTLVKNIPIAAGLGGGSSDAAATLLGLNDMLKAGCPEEELLRLGLLLGADVPFFIQQAQAVRAKGVGEEMVPVASLHDCWILLVNPGFSVSTRWVYQNFALTENDESVTLQNSRNAVGGKYDTDLSLLLVNDLERVTLKKYPELERIKHEMLALGADGSLMSGSGPTLFGIFKDQQRAQGALSLFQEQFSQVFLVEPLQ; encoded by the coding sequence ATGTCGCAGGATTCACTCACTGTTTATGCGCCGGCCAAGGTCAACCTGTCCCTGAAGATTCTTGGCCGACGTGATGATGGCTACCATCTGCTGGACACACACATGCAGAAGCTGGCGCTTTTTGACACCCTCAGTTTGAGCCGTGTCGAGAGCGGTATTCATCTGCAATGTCCAGGTGGGCAACTCCCGGAAGGCGAGGATAACCTTGTTTATAAAGCCGCAGCGCTATTTCTTGCCTGGGTTGCGGAGCATAGAGGTGTTTCAGCCGGAGTAGCCTTGACGCTGGTAAAAAACATCCCCATTGCTGCGGGGCTCGGGGGGGGGAGTAGTGATGCTGCTGCGACCCTGCTTGGTCTGAATGATATGCTGAAAGCCGGCTGTCCCGAGGAGGAGCTTCTTCGTCTGGGGCTCTTACTGGGGGCTGATGTCCCGTTTTTTATCCAGCAAGCGCAAGCTGTGCGGGCAAAGGGGGTTGGCGAGGAGATGGTGCCGGTAGCCTCCCTTCATGATTGCTGGATATTACTGGTTAATCCCGGTTTTTCCGTTTCGACCCGCTGGGTGTATCAGAATTTTGCGTTGACAGAAAATGACGAGTCGGTTACTTTGCAAAATTCACGGAATGCAGTTGGTGGAAAATATGACACCGACTTGTCTCTGTTGCTGGTTAATGATCTGGAACGGGTAACGCTTAAAAAGTATCCAGAACTTGAGCGTATTAAGCATGAGATGCTGGCGCTTGGGGCTGATGGATCTTTGATGTCAGGTTCAGGGCCAACATTATTTGGTATATTTAAGGATCAGCAGAGGGCTCAGGGAGCTTTGTCTCTTTTTCAAGAGCAGTTCTCTCAGGTTTTTCTCGTTGAACCTTTGCAATAA
- a CDS encoding CarD family transcriptional regulator: protein MFSEGDMAVYPAHGVGLIEAIETQTIGGIDQSFYVMRILDNDMTIMIPTANSANVGLRAIISGDEVTKVVDILKERDVKITSQTWNRRYREYMEKIKTGSVFEVAVVLRDLFLLKEDKDLSYGERKMLDTAKSLLVKELSLAQKTDEDSIEKQIEKLFS, encoded by the coding sequence GTGTTTTCAGAAGGTGATATGGCTGTCTATCCGGCCCATGGCGTAGGCCTGATCGAAGCCATTGAAACGCAAACAATTGGTGGTATTGATCAGAGTTTTTATGTCATGCGTATTCTCGATAATGACATGACGATTATGATCCCAACCGCCAATAGCGCCAATGTCGGCTTGCGAGCCATAATTTCAGGTGATGAAGTCACGAAAGTTGTCGATATCCTCAAAGAACGTGACGTGAAAATTACCTCACAGACCTGGAATAGACGGTACCGCGAGTACATGGAAAAAATCAAAACAGGTTCCGTCTTTGAGGTGGCTGTCGTACTCCGGGACCTCTTTTTGCTCAAAGAGGATAAAGATCTTTCCTACGGCGAGCGAAAAATGCTGGACACTGCTAAAAGTCTCCTCGTTAAAGAGCTCTCTCTGGCTCAGAAAACTGACGAAGACAGCATTGAAAAACAGATCGAAAAATTATTCAGCTAA
- the gltX gene encoding glutamate--tRNA ligase: MEEVRVRFPPSPTGYLHIGGARTALFNWLFAKQHGGKLILRIEDTDEERSTQASIDGIIEGMQWLGIDWDEGPYFQTEFAQDHINAANRLLETGQAYKCFCTKEELEQKREAALAQKKSDVGYDGTCRHLSAEEVAEKEAQGLPSVIRFKVPERQGTLYYDDQVLGRIERAYNEFEDFVIVRSNGKPLYLLCNVVDDIRDRITHIIRGQDHMTNTTRQVLLYEALEAPLPTFAHMPLTLDLKKRKISKRSHGEIVAVQFYRDNGFIPWALCNFLCLLGWNPGTEQEYFTRDELVQAFDLSRMSRVNSVFNFRPGDPKFFTDPKLIAMNEHYLRSMDIAELGTMVQKELEAAQLWDEAYATTQKDWYLHTLGLIRDRFHTLKDFTTAGRAYFADDYEVDPKPLKKNVLKFPDLATWLPQLAERYKALAEFSAEATEQTCRDFADELEIKPGILINGMRTVLTGQLAGPSMFDIVTTLGQERVVKRLSSIDHLYTEA; encoded by the coding sequence ATGGAAGAAGTACGTGTGCGTTTCCCACCCAGCCCTACCGGCTATCTTCATATCGGCGGAGCCCGGACCGCGCTTTTCAACTGGCTTTTTGCCAAGCAGCATGGCGGCAAACTCATACTGCGCATTGAAGACACAGACGAGGAACGCTCGACCCAGGCCTCCATTGACGGTATCATCGAAGGCATGCAATGGCTGGGAATCGATTGGGATGAAGGCCCTTATTTTCAGACCGAATTTGCCCAGGACCATATCAATGCGGCCAACCGGTTGCTGGAAACAGGCCAGGCCTATAAATGTTTCTGCACCAAAGAAGAACTGGAGCAGAAACGTGAGGCCGCACTTGCCCAGAAAAAATCCGATGTGGGCTATGATGGCACCTGCCGCCACCTGAGTGCAGAAGAGGTTGCGGAAAAAGAAGCCCAAGGCTTGCCTTCAGTGATTCGCTTCAAGGTCCCTGAACGCCAGGGCACCCTCTATTATGATGATCAGGTGCTGGGCCGGATTGAACGCGCCTACAACGAATTTGAAGATTTTGTTATTGTCCGCTCCAATGGTAAGCCGCTCTACCTGCTGTGCAATGTTGTCGATGATATTCGTGATCGAATCACCCATATCATTCGTGGTCAGGACCACATGACCAACACCACCCGGCAGGTGCTGCTGTATGAGGCACTGGAAGCGCCCTTGCCTACCTTTGCCCATATGCCGCTGACTCTGGACCTGAAAAAACGCAAAATCTCCAAACGCAGCCACGGCGAGATTGTCGCGGTCCAGTTTTACCGGGACAATGGCTTTATTCCCTGGGCCCTGTGCAACTTTCTCTGCCTTCTGGGCTGGAACCCCGGCACCGAGCAGGAATATTTCACTCGTGATGAGCTGGTGCAGGCCTTTGACCTCTCCCGCATGAGTCGAGTCAACTCGGTGTTCAACTTTCGCCCGGGCGATCCCAAGTTTTTCACGGACCCCAAACTGATCGCCATGAACGAACACTACCTGCGCTCTATGGATATTGCAGAGCTGGGGACCATGGTCCAAAAAGAGCTGGAAGCTGCTCAACTCTGGGATGAGGCCTATGCAACAACCCAAAAAGACTGGTATCTGCATACGCTTGGCTTGATCCGTGATCGCTTTCATACGCTCAAGGATTTCACCACTGCGGGCAGAGCCTACTTTGCCGATGACTATGAGGTTGATCCTAAGCCATTGAAAAAGAATGTACTCAAATTTCCGGATCTGGCGACATGGTTACCGCAACTTGCAGAGCGGTATAAAGCGCTGGCTGAATTTTCCGCCGAAGCCACCGAGCAAACCTGCCGTGATTTTGCCGATGAGCTGGAAATCAAACCAGGCATCCTCATCAACGGCATGCGGACCGTGCTCACAGGACAGCTGGCAGGACCATCCATGTTTGATATTGTCACCACTCTCGGTCAAGAGCGCGTTGTTAAGCGTTTGAGCAGCATCGATCACTTGTACACCGAAGCCTAA
- a CDS encoding FeoA family protein → MAKINLRKMAINQSGTIIAVKVGGELGRRIREMGLVPGAEITIKQRAPLNDPVALRVLDGTLTLRNNEADYIEVEVEQNP, encoded by the coding sequence ATGGCCAAGATCAATCTGCGCAAGATGGCAATCAACCAGAGCGGCACCATCATTGCCGTCAAGGTTGGCGGTGAACTGGGCCGCCGAATCCGTGAAATGGGCCTTGTTCCGGGAGCAGAGATCACCATCAAGCAACGTGCGCCCCTCAACGACCCCGTTGCTCTGCGCGTCCTAGATGGCACCCTGACCTTACGAAACAACGAAGCGGATTACATCGAGGTCGAGGTGGAGCAAAATCCCTGA